The following nucleotide sequence is from Psychroserpens sp. Hel_I_66.
TGTAAGCGTACAAGCCAGCTTCAGCAAGTCGTTGTGCCTGATTTTCGGTAATCATGCCGAGTGTGCAGCAGACTTCCATATCCAATTTATTTATGGTTCTCACCATTTCTAAAACCTGGTCAAATTCTTCGCCATCTTTCACATTTCGCCAAGCAGCTCCCATACAAACACGAGAACTCCCAGATGATTTTGCACGCAACGCCTGTGCTTTAACTTGTTGCACAGTCATAAGGTCATTACCTTCAATATCGGCGTGATATCTAGCTGCTTGTGGGCAATAGCCACAATCTTCTGGGCAACCACCGGTTTTTATAGATAAAAGCGTAGAAACCTGAACCGTATTGGGATCATGGTGCTCACGATGTATCGTTGCAGCATCATACAAAAGCTCCATTAATGGTTTGTTATAAATCTCTAAAACTTCTTCTTTGGTCCAGTTGTGTTTTGTTTCGCTCATAAGTCAAAAATAATTTTTTTAATTCTGAAATTCTAAAAACTGAAGTGTAATTATGAATTGTTTTTTAACAATCTGAAATAAAAGAATCCGCTAACTAGCGGATTCTTTAAAATTAACTTTTATCATCTTCTTTTTTCTTCGGAAGAATCTCAGCATCCTCATGATCCTTTTTATCTTTACCTTTAAGATACTCAGGTAAATCCATACCAGCCATATTAAACATTTCTTGAAGAGGTGGCACCGATTTGTACATACCTGATAAGAAATTCGCGGTAGATGATTTTCCATCTTCGCCACTTCCACCGTTTTCCCAAACGGTAACTTTATCAATTTTAATATTTTTAATAGCGTCTGCTTGAAGTCTTACTAATTCTGGTAATTTATCTGCAATTAATAATAACACTGCATCACGACTGGAGTTTCCAGCTGCTTTTACAATTTGCTCCATACCAGCAGCTTGCTTGGTTAAGATTTCAAATTGACCTTGAGCTTCTGCTTGTGCTTTAAATAAGATCGCATCTGCTTCCCCTCTTGCTTTACGTCTAATGCGCTCAGCATCAGCCTCAGCATCAATTTCTACTTTACGTTTATCAATTTCCGCAGGGACAATAATATCTGCCATTTGAGATGAACGCTCACGCTCTGCTCTGGCAACTTCTGCTTGTTGCTCAGCAGCATAAGATTCTTCTAATGCTTTTGCGCTCTGTACTTTTTCTGAAGCGATTGCGACACGCTCAGCTTCTGCTTCACGTTGACGACGTAACGAATCTGAATTTGCAACTGCAATCTTCGCGGTATTTTCTCCTTCAACAGCTTGCGCATTTGCAGCAGCAACTTGAGATCTTTCGTCCTGTACAGCATTTGCTTCACCAATTGATCCATCTCTGGTTTTCTCAGCAACCGATTTACGTGCTGCGTTGATAGCATGTGCTGCAGCTTCTTTACCAAGCGCCTCAATATATCCAGACTCATCAACGATATCTGTAATGTTTACGTTGATAAGTTTTAAACCAACTTTCTTTAATTCGGTTTCAACACTTTGAGAAATATTGGTCAAGAATTTATCTCGATCGTTGTTGATTTCTTCAATATCCATAGAAGCAACAACCAAACGCAATTGACCAAAAATAATTTCTTTTGCCAATTCCTGCACATCTTGTTGTCCTAAACCTAAAAGACGTTCTGCAGCATTTTGCATGACTCCAGGTTCAGTAGAAACACCAATAGTGAATCGAGACGGTACATTAACACGAATGTTTTGTTTTGATAAGGCATTTACCAGATTAACCTCAATTGAGATTGGTGTTAAGTCTAAAAATTCATAATCCTGAAATACAGGCACGATAAAGGCTGCTCCACCGTGGATGCATTTTGCCGATTGTCCGCCACCTACTTTTCCGTAGACCACTAAAATACGGTCAGATGGACAACGTTTATAGCGTTTGATTAAAATGATTAAAAAGACAAAGACAAATAATATTGCAGCCACTGCTGCAATAGGAAAGCCTAAATCAAAGCTTTGTAGTGTCACTAGGTAGTTCATAGGTTTTAGTTTTAATTGGTTCTATAGGTTTTTTTGTTTGTTCTACTATTAAAATGCCATTACTGGTGACATCAACGACTTGTATGATGGTGCCCGATTTTAATTCCATAAGTGAATCAGATAACGCTTCGAGTTCTCTTAATGTGCCTTGAACACTTACACTTACTTTACCCATACTTTCTCGGTTGGCACCAACGGGAAGATAGATTTCTCCAACTGCTCCAATGGCGTTTTTGTATTTTAAGGTTCCGCTATCTGCAAGTTTTTTCATTCCGTAGAACATAGCAGCCATAATGCTCATCATTAACAATCCACATCCTAAAGCGGTAATAACGGTAACGGGTTTTGAAAATCCTGTATTGATGCAAGCAATTCCTATCCATCCAAAAATGGTAAAAAAGCCAACAAGGTTTTTGAAGGTTATAAACTGAAAGCCAATTCCTGCATCACTTTCAATTTCAGAATCGATGCCATCAAAATCGTCTCCGCCATCCATTCCCAGAAACGTGGTAATGATAACAAAAACAAAAATTAAAGAGCCGAGAAGCGCAATAATCCAAAAGAATTGTGAGAATCCATCTAAAGCAGAAAACCATTCCATAGTTAGTTAGTGTTAAAATTAATACTGTAATATAAGACGTTTAAACCTGCCTTACAATTTATTTTGATAGTAAAATAGACACTGCATTGCCACCAAACCCAACTGCATTCACAAGAATATGTTTGATGCGTTTTGGCGTTTCTGTTTTTAAATATGGGACAGAAATAAATTGTTGATGTTGTAGCATCATTACTGCCATTTCAATACTTAAAAGTCCGGAGGCACCTAAACTGTGGCCTATCTTCCATTTATTAGTAGTCAATGCAGGAATTTTGTTACAAAAAATCTTTTGGATAGCATTGATTTCAGCCTGGTCGCCTTTGATTGTTCCAGGAGTATGCGTTACGATAATGTCGATGTCTTCTGGCTTTTTGTTACCTATAGCCATTGCCATTGAGCGTTGAAAACAAATCGCATCTGTAGACAATGAGGCGTTGTGTTCCAGAATTTCGGTG
It contains:
- a CDS encoding flotillin family protein, translating into MNYLVTLQSFDLGFPIAAVAAILFVFVFLIILIKRYKRCPSDRILVVYGKVGGGQSAKCIHGGAAFIVPVFQDYEFLDLTPISIEVNLVNALSKQNIRVNVPSRFTIGVSTEPGVMQNAAERLLGLGQQDVQELAKEIIFGQLRLVVASMDIEEINNDRDKFLTNISQSVETELKKVGLKLINVNITDIVDESGYIEALGKEAAAHAINAARKSVAEKTRDGSIGEANAVQDERSQVAAANAQAVEGENTAKIAVANSDSLRRQREAEAERVAIASEKVQSAKALEESYAAEQQAEVARAERERSSQMADIIVPAEIDKRKVEIDAEADAERIRRKARGEADAILFKAQAEAQGQFEILTKQAAGMEQIVKAAGNSSRDAVLLLIADKLPELVRLQADAIKNIKIDKVTVWENGGSGEDGKSSTANFLSGMYKSVPPLQEMFNMAGMDLPEYLKGKDKKDHEDAEILPKKKEDDKS